One part of the Larus michahellis chromosome 22, bLarMic1.1, whole genome shotgun sequence genome encodes these proteins:
- the LETMD1 gene encoding LETM1 domain-containing protein 1 isoform X2, which yields MALSRAGCRWALWRLGSGPGPGPGPAAAALSRARGAPRSALCCLSTKAGSRSILAALASKAKHINGRYERFLEKTFPRFYVLYATFTKGIQALFLEVKEISKIKSKMSHQRLSVQQLPYREMERLRQFRRDVIKAIPIGIIAIPPFANFLVIVLMYFFPRQLLIRYFWTPSQQVEFLDAYDAIRRDSYPDVVKSIALAARSLPEPQLQKRLQELCAEVQRGSQPRVAELYAVRSLFSGSPLGLNKLQRALSQVLFLTPHLPAFFLRHRLRSHVLEIRHLDRAMLRLGLGQLSEEELKAACYLRGLNSTHLGMSECRAWLEQWLGLSCKLRASEASLLANSMVLLSLNYLRAKE from the exons ATGGCGCTGTCCAGGGCCGGCTGCCGCTGGGCGCTCTGGCGCCTCGGctccgggcccggccccggccccggccccgccgccgccgccctcagCCGCGCCCGGGGGGCGCCGAG GTCCGCATTGTGCTGCCTCTCCACAAAGGCTGGTTCCAGGTCCATCCTCGCCGCCCTGGCATCGAAAGCGAAGCACATCAACGGGAGGTACGAGAGGTTTTTGGAAAAGACCTTCCCCCGTTTCTACGTGCTGTACGCGACTTTCACGAAAG GAATCCAAGCGCTCTTCCTGGAAGTCAAAGAAATAAGTAAAATCAAATCGAAAATGTCCCACCAGAGACTGAGCGTTCAGCAGCTTCCCTACCGGGAGATGGAGAGGCTGCGGCAG TTTCGCAGGGATGTGATCAAGGCCATTCCCATCGGAATTATCGCCATCCCGCCCTTCGCCAACTTCTTGGTCATCGTCCTGAT GTATTTCTTCCCACGCCAGCTGCTGATCCGCTACTTCTGGACCCCCAGCCAGCAGGTTGAGTTCCTGGACGCCTACGACGCCATCCGGAGAGACTCCTACCCGGATGTGGTGAAGAGTATAGCCCTGGCAGCGCGTTCCCTGCCTGAGCCGCAGCTCCAAAAACGCCTGCAGGAGCTCTGCGCCGAG GTGCAGCGAGGTTCCCAGCCGCGCGTGGCTGAACTCTATGCTGTCAGAAGCTTGTTTTCGGGATCTCCACTGGGTCTGAACAAGCTCCAG AGAGCCCTGAGCCAGGTCCTGTTCCTGACCCCTCACTTGCCGGCCTTTTTCCTGAGGCATCGCCTGCGGAGCCACGTCCTGGAGATCCGGCACCTGGACCGCGCCATGCTGCGCCTGGGCTTGGGCCAGCTGTCCGAGGAGGAGCTGAAAGCG GCTTGTTATCTCCGTGGCCTGAACTCCACTCATCTCGGCATGTCGGAGTGCAGAGCGTGGCTGGAGCAGTGGCTGGGGCTCTCCTGCAAGCTGCGAG cttccgAAGCTTCTCTCCTGGCGAACAGCATGGTCCTGCTGTCCCTCAACTACCTCAGGGCCAAGGAGTGA
- the LETMD1 gene encoding LETM1 domain-containing protein 1 isoform X1 — MALSRAGCRWALWRLGSGPGPGPGPAAAALSRARGAPRSALCCLSTKAGSRSILAALASKAKHINGRYERFLEKTFPRFYVLYATFTKGIQALFLEVKEISKIKSKMSHQRLSVQQLPYREMERLRQFRRDVIKAIPIGIIAIPPFANFLVIVLMYFFPRQLLIRYFWTPSQQVEFLDAYDAIRRDSYPDVVKSIALAARSLPEPQLQKRLQELCAEVQRGSQPRVAELYAVRSLFSGSPLGLNKLQVSHVRALSQVLFLTPHLPAFFLRHRLRSHVLEIRHLDRAMLRLGLGQLSEEELKAACYLRGLNSTHLGMSECRAWLEQWLGLSCKLRASEASLLANSMVLLSLNYLRAKE, encoded by the exons ATGGCGCTGTCCAGGGCCGGCTGCCGCTGGGCGCTCTGGCGCCTCGGctccgggcccggccccggccccggccccgccgccgccgccctcagCCGCGCCCGGGGGGCGCCGAG GTCCGCATTGTGCTGCCTCTCCACAAAGGCTGGTTCCAGGTCCATCCTCGCCGCCCTGGCATCGAAAGCGAAGCACATCAACGGGAGGTACGAGAGGTTTTTGGAAAAGACCTTCCCCCGTTTCTACGTGCTGTACGCGACTTTCACGAAAG GAATCCAAGCGCTCTTCCTGGAAGTCAAAGAAATAAGTAAAATCAAATCGAAAATGTCCCACCAGAGACTGAGCGTTCAGCAGCTTCCCTACCGGGAGATGGAGAGGCTGCGGCAG TTTCGCAGGGATGTGATCAAGGCCATTCCCATCGGAATTATCGCCATCCCGCCCTTCGCCAACTTCTTGGTCATCGTCCTGAT GTATTTCTTCCCACGCCAGCTGCTGATCCGCTACTTCTGGACCCCCAGCCAGCAGGTTGAGTTCCTGGACGCCTACGACGCCATCCGGAGAGACTCCTACCCGGATGTGGTGAAGAGTATAGCCCTGGCAGCGCGTTCCCTGCCTGAGCCGCAGCTCCAAAAACGCCTGCAGGAGCTCTGCGCCGAG GTGCAGCGAGGTTCCCAGCCGCGCGTGGCTGAACTCTATGCTGTCAGAAGCTTGTTTTCGGGATCTCCACTGGGTCTGAACAAGCTCCAGGTGTCTCATGTC AGAGCCCTGAGCCAGGTCCTGTTCCTGACCCCTCACTTGCCGGCCTTTTTCCTGAGGCATCGCCTGCGGAGCCACGTCCTGGAGATCCGGCACCTGGACCGCGCCATGCTGCGCCTGGGCTTGGGCCAGCTGTCCGAGGAGGAGCTGAAAGCG GCTTGTTATCTCCGTGGCCTGAACTCCACTCATCTCGGCATGTCGGAGTGCAGAGCGTGGCTGGAGCAGTGGCTGGGGCTCTCCTGCAAGCTGCGAG cttccgAAGCTTCTCTCCTGGCGAACAGCATGGTCCTGCTGTCCCTCAACTACCTCAGGGCCAAGGAGTGA